One genomic region from Brachyspira sp. SAP_772 encodes:
- a CDS encoding serine O-acetyltransferase: GFRAIFHYRIAHIFYNQKEFLIARTISEFAHSKTGIDIHPGANIGDYFFIDHGTGIVIGETTLIGHHVKIYQGVTLGALSLTNGRSLEGKKRHPTVCDYVTIYANASIFGGDTIIGKNSIIGANCIVLESVEENKKITL; encoded by the coding sequence CTGGATTTAGAGCGATTTTTCATTATAGAATAGCACATATATTTTATAATCAAAAAGAGTTTTTAATAGCAAGAACTATATCTGAATTTGCACATTCAAAAACAGGTATAGACATTCACCCAGGAGCTAATATAGGAGATTATTTCTTTATAGACCATGGTACAGGGATAGTTATAGGAGAAACTACACTTATAGGTCATCATGTRAAAATATATCAAGGGGTTACTTTGGGGGCATTATCATTAACTAATGGAAGAAGTTTAGAAGGCAAAAAAAGACACCCTACAGTTTGCGATTATGTTACAATATATGCCAATGCTTCTATATTTGGAGGGGATACTATAATAGGCAAAAATTCTATCATTGGTGCTAATTGTATAGTTTTAGAATCGGTTGAAGAAAACAAAAAAATCACTTTATAA